The following proteins come from a genomic window of Mycobacterium sp. DL:
- a CDS encoding hemolysin family protein: MSPVGQLISAIVLVAFGGLFAAIDAALSTVSMARVEELVRDERPGAVRLSRVMGERARFINLIVLLRITCEVSATVLLAAYLDGGLGVTWGLFAAAVIMVVVSFVAIGVGPRTVGRQNAYTIALLTALPLQAISVLLLPVSRLLVLLGNALTPGRGFRNGPFASEIELREVVDLAQQRGVVADDERRMIQSVFELGDTPAREVMVPRTEMVWIESDKTAGQATSLAVRSGHSRIPVIGENVDDVVGVVYLKDLVQRTYNSTNGGRDTAVSDVMRKAAFVPDSKPLDALLREMQLDRVHMVLLVDEYGAIAGLVTIEDVLEEIVGEIADEYDTDEVAPIEDLGDKSYRVSARLPIEDLSELYDVEFDENLDVDTVGGLVALELGRVPLPGAEVMWDGLRLRAEGGPDPRGRVRIGTVLVSPAEPNADDDGEERE; this comes from the coding sequence GTGAGCCCCGTCGGACAACTGATCAGCGCCATCGTGCTGGTTGCCTTCGGAGGGCTGTTCGCGGCGATCGACGCGGCGTTGAGCACGGTGTCGATGGCGCGCGTCGAGGAACTCGTCCGCGACGAACGACCCGGTGCGGTCCGGCTGTCGCGGGTGATGGGCGAGCGGGCGCGCTTCATCAATCTCATTGTGCTGCTTCGCATCACCTGCGAGGTGAGCGCGACGGTGCTGTTGGCGGCCTACCTGGACGGCGGCCTCGGTGTGACGTGGGGGCTGTTCGCCGCGGCGGTGATCATGGTGGTGGTCAGCTTCGTGGCGATCGGTGTCGGGCCGCGCACGGTCGGTCGACAGAACGCCTACACCATCGCACTGCTCACAGCCCTGCCGCTGCAGGCCATCTCGGTGTTGCTGCTCCCGGTGAGCCGACTGCTGGTGTTGCTGGGCAACGCGCTTACGCCGGGCCGCGGGTTCCGCAACGGCCCGTTCGCCTCCGAGATCGAGCTGCGGGAGGTCGTCGACCTGGCCCAGCAGCGAGGCGTGGTGGCCGACGACGAACGCCGGATGATCCAGTCGGTGTTCGAGCTCGGCGACACCCCGGCGCGGGAGGTGATGGTGCCCCGCACCGAGATGGTGTGGATCGAGAGCGACAAGACCGCGGGCCAGGCCACATCGTTGGCGGTGCGCAGCGGTCATTCGCGCATCCCGGTGATCGGGGAGAACGTCGACGACGTCGTCGGTGTGGTCTACCTCAAAGATCTTGTGCAGCGCACCTACAACTCGACCAACGGCGGGCGTGACACCGCCGTGTCGGACGTGATGCGCAAGGCGGCGTTCGTCCCCGACTCCAAGCCGCTCGACGCACTGCTGCGGGAGATGCAGCTCGACCGGGTTCACATGGTGCTGCTCGTCGACGAGTACGGCGCGATCGCGGGCCTGGTGACGATCGAGGACGTGCTCGAGGAGATCGTGGGCGAGATCGCCGACGAGTACGACACCGACGAGGTCGCCCCCATCGAAGATCTGGGGGACAAGTCCTACCGGGTGTCGGCCCGGTTGCCCATCGAAGACCTCAGCGAGCTCTACGACGTCGAGTTCGACGAGAACCTCGACGTGGATACCGTCGGCGGCCTTGTCGCACTCGAACTCGGGCGCGTTCCGCTGCCCGGCGCCGAGGTGATGTGGGACGGTCTGCGGTTGCGCGCAGAAGGAGGTCCGGACCCACGGGGCCGAGTACGGATCGGCACCGTCCTGGTCAGCCCTGCCGAACCGAACGCCGACGACGACGGAGAAGAACGCGAGTGA
- the ybeY gene encoding rRNA maturation RNase YbeY: protein MSIEVANESGIDVSEQELISVAQFVIRKMDVNPAAELSMVLLDTAAMADLHMRWMDLPGPTDVMSFPMDELEPGGRPDAPEPGPSMLGDIVLCPEFAAKQAADAGHTLGQELALLTVHGVLHLLGYDHAEPDEEKEMFALQRQLLEEWVADQVESYYQDRQIEKDRRLVDKSRLFDEP, encoded by the coding sequence ATGAGCATCGAGGTTGCCAACGAGTCGGGCATCGACGTGTCCGAACAGGAACTGATCAGCGTCGCCCAGTTCGTCATTCGCAAGATGGACGTCAATCCGGCCGCCGAACTGTCGATGGTGCTGCTCGACACCGCCGCGATGGCCGACCTGCACATGCGGTGGATGGATCTGCCCGGTCCGACAGACGTCATGAGTTTCCCGATGGACGAACTCGAGCCCGGCGGCAGGCCGGATGCCCCCGAGCCCGGCCCGTCGATGCTCGGCGACATCGTGCTCTGTCCGGAGTTCGCTGCCAAGCAGGCCGCCGACGCCGGGCACACGCTCGGTCAGGAACTGGCGCTGCTCACCGTGCACGGCGTGCTGCACCTGCTGGGCTATGACCACGCCGAACCCGACGAGGAAAAAGAGATGTTCGCGCTGCAGCGCCAATTGCTCGAGGAGTGGGTGGCCGATCAGGTCGAGTCCTACTACCAGGACCGGCAGATCGAGAAGGATCGCCGACTGGTGGACAAGTCGCGACTGTTCGACGAACCGTGA
- the recO gene encoding DNA repair protein RecO, which produces MRLYRDRAVVLRQHKLGEADRIVTLLTRDHGLVRAVAKGVRRTRSKFGARLEPFAHIDVQLHPGRNLDIVTQVQAIDSFASDIVSDYGRYTCACAVLETAERLAGEERAPAPALHRLTVAALRAVADANRPRELVLDAYLLRAMGITGWAPALTECARCATPGPHRAFHVAAGGSVCVHCRPSGSATPPQGVLDLMAALYEGDWEHAQASSSQHRSQASGLVAAHLQWHLERQLRTLPLVERVYRAERSAGPPSYRAERSAGQGIRQDEAHGHQADGEEPLPAAAPGA; this is translated from the coding sequence ATGCGTCTGTATCGGGATCGAGCGGTGGTGTTGCGCCAGCACAAGCTCGGCGAAGCCGACCGCATCGTGACCCTGCTCACGCGCGATCACGGCCTGGTGCGGGCCGTGGCCAAGGGGGTACGACGGACCCGCAGCAAGTTCGGCGCGCGGCTGGAACCGTTCGCGCACATCGATGTTCAGCTGCATCCGGGCCGCAACCTCGACATCGTCACCCAGGTCCAGGCGATCGACTCGTTCGCCTCGGACATCGTCAGCGACTACGGCCGTTACACCTGTGCGTGTGCGGTGCTCGAAACCGCCGAGCGGCTGGCCGGGGAGGAGCGCGCCCCGGCGCCCGCGCTGCACCGGTTGACCGTGGCGGCGCTGCGGGCGGTGGCCGACGCCAACCGGCCCCGTGAACTCGTTCTGGACGCGTATCTGCTGCGCGCGATGGGGATCACCGGATGGGCGCCGGCATTGACCGAATGCGCCCGGTGCGCGACACCGGGCCCGCACCGGGCGTTCCATGTCGCAGCGGGCGGCAGCGTGTGTGTGCACTGTCGGCCGTCCGGGTCGGCGACGCCGCCGCAGGGTGTGCTGGACCTGATGGCCGCGCTCTACGAGGGCGACTGGGAGCATGCGCAGGCCTCCTCGTCCCAGCACCGCAGCCAGGCGAGCGGGCTCGTCGCGGCGCATCTGCAGTGGCATCTGGAACGGCAGCTGCGGACGTTGCCCTTGGTGGAGCGTGTGTACCGGGCGGAGCGCAGCGCCGGGCCGCCCAGCTACCGGGCGGAGCGGAGCGCCGGGCAGGGCATCAGGCAGGATGAAGCGCATGGCCACCAAGCGGACGGGGAAGAACCGCTACCCGCAGCTGCCCCCGGCGCCTGA
- a CDS encoding decaprenyl diphosphate synthase: MKRMATKRTGKNRYPQLPPAPDDYPTFPDKSNWPVLFPELPSRTNGRFARPPQHTSKAAAPQIPADQVPSHVAVVMDGNGRWATQRGLGRTEGHKMGEAVLIDITCGAIEIGVKHLTVYAFSTENWKRSTEEVRFLMGFNREVVRRRRENLNDMGVRMRWVGSRPRMWRSVIKEFDIAEQMTVDNDVITINYCVNYGGRTEIVEAARQLAQEAVDGKVNPGRISEAMFAKHLHRSDIPDVDLFIRTSGEQRASNFLLWQAAYAEFVFQDKLWPDYDRRDLWAACEEYVHRNRRFGRAE, from the coding sequence ATGAAGCGCATGGCCACCAAGCGGACGGGGAAGAACCGCTACCCGCAGCTGCCCCCGGCGCCTGACGACTATCCGACCTTTCCCGACAAGTCGAACTGGCCCGTCCTCTTTCCCGAGTTGCCCTCGCGCACCAACGGCAGATTCGCCCGACCGCCGCAGCACACGTCGAAGGCCGCCGCGCCGCAGATCCCGGCCGACCAGGTCCCCTCGCACGTCGCTGTGGTGATGGACGGCAACGGGCGGTGGGCCACCCAGCGGGGGCTGGGCCGCACCGAGGGCCACAAGATGGGCGAGGCGGTGCTGATCGACATCACCTGCGGCGCCATCGAGATCGGCGTCAAGCACCTGACGGTGTACGCGTTCTCCACGGAGAACTGGAAGCGCAGCACCGAGGAGGTCCGTTTCCTGATGGGCTTCAACCGGGAGGTGGTGCGCCGTCGGCGGGAGAACCTCAACGACATGGGCGTGCGGATGCGCTGGGTCGGCTCACGGCCCCGGATGTGGCGCAGCGTCATCAAGGAGTTCGACATCGCCGAGCAGATGACCGTCGACAACGACGTCATCACGATCAACTACTGCGTGAATTACGGTGGCCGGACCGAAATCGTCGAGGCGGCGCGCCAACTCGCGCAGGAAGCGGTGGACGGCAAGGTCAACCCCGGCCGCATCAGTGAGGCGATGTTCGCCAAGCACCTGCATCGTTCGGACATCCCCGACGTCGACCTGTTCATCCGGACCTCGGGGGAGCAGCGCGCGAGCAACTTTCTGCTGTGGCAGGCGGCCTACGCCGAGTTCGTGTTCCAGGACAAGCTCTGGCCCGATTATGACCGCCGCGACCTGTGGGCGGCCTGCGAGGAATACGTTCATCGCAACCGACGCTTCGGCAGAGCCGAATGA
- the era gene encoding GTPase Era has product MTEFRSGFVCFVGRPNTGKSTLTNALVGTKVAITSNRPQTTRHTIRGIVHRDDFQIVLVDTPGLHRPRTLLGQRLNDLVKGTYSEVDVIGMCIPADEKIGPGDRWILEQIRAVAPRTTLVAVVTKTDKVSRERVAEQLVAVSELVGPDTEIVPVSATSGERLDVLVDVLVAQLPPGPAFYPDGELTDEPEETLIAELIREAALEGVRDELPHSLAVVIDEMELRPDRPEDQPLMDVHAILYVERDSQKGIVIGKGGERLREVGTAARTQIEKLLGTKVYLDLRVKIAKNWQRDPKQLGRLGF; this is encoded by the coding sequence GTGACCGAATTCCGTTCGGGCTTCGTCTGTTTCGTCGGCAGGCCGAACACCGGGAAGTCGACGCTGACCAATGCGCTGGTCGGCACCAAGGTGGCGATCACGTCGAACCGGCCACAGACCACCCGACACACGATCCGGGGCATCGTGCATCGCGACGACTTCCAGATCGTGCTGGTCGACACCCCCGGCCTGCACCGCCCCCGCACACTGCTGGGGCAGCGCCTCAACGATCTGGTCAAGGGCACCTACTCCGAGGTGGACGTGATCGGGATGTGCATCCCGGCCGACGAGAAGATCGGGCCGGGGGACCGGTGGATCCTCGAGCAGATCCGCGCCGTGGCCCCGCGGACCACGCTGGTCGCGGTTGTCACCAAGACCGACAAGGTGTCCCGGGAGCGGGTCGCCGAACAGCTCGTGGCGGTCAGCGAACTCGTCGGCCCCGACACCGAGATCGTGCCGGTGTCGGCGACCTCCGGCGAGCGACTCGACGTGCTCGTCGACGTGCTGGTCGCCCAACTGCCGCCGGGTCCGGCGTTCTACCCCGACGGCGAGCTCACCGACGAACCCGAGGAGACGCTCATCGCCGAGCTGATCCGGGAGGCGGCGCTGGAGGGTGTCCGCGACGAGTTGCCGCACTCGCTGGCCGTGGTGATCGACGAGATGGAACTGCGACCGGACCGCCCCGAAGATCAGCCCCTGATGGACGTGCACGCCATCCTCTACGTCGAGCGCGACTCCCAGAAGGGCATCGTGATCGGCAAGGGCGGCGAGCGGCTGCGTGAGGTGGGCACCGCCGCCCGCACGCAGATCGAGAAGCTGCTCGGCACCAAGGTCTATCTGGACCTGCGCGTCAAGATCGCCAAGAACTGGCAGCGCGATCCCAAACAGCTGGGCCGGCTGGGCTTCTAG
- a CDS encoding CAP domain-containing protein produces the protein MPDAHADNRRLNESVVVNVYTVQHKNDCETEIKINPQLRLAAQWHTNDVLRNRALNGDIGSDGSTAQDRANKAGFVGAVSETVAINPALAISGTEIINQWYHRPDYFAIMANCANTQIGVWSENSLDRSVVVAVYGQPG, from the coding sequence ATGCCCGACGCGCACGCCGACAACCGGCGCCTGAACGAAAGCGTCGTCGTCAACGTCTACACGGTCCAGCACAAGAACGACTGCGAAACCGAGATCAAGATCAACCCGCAACTCCGGCTGGCCGCTCAGTGGCACACCAACGACGTGCTCCGCAACCGCGCCTTGAACGGCGACATCGGGTCCGACGGATCCACCGCTCAGGATCGTGCCAACAAGGCCGGGTTCGTGGGCGCGGTCTCCGAGACCGTCGCGATCAACCCGGCACTGGCCATCAGCGGCACCGAGATCATCAACCAGTGGTACCACCGGCCTGACTACTTCGCGATCATGGCGAACTGCGCGAACACCCAGATCGGCGTGTGGTCGGAGAACAGCCTGGACCGCAGCGTCGTCGTCGCCGTCTACGGCCAACCCGGCTAG
- a CDS encoding amidase, translating to MAESNRYRTRFPTLTRQLYQLASGASTSDDLVRGSLEAIEASQATLNAFRVVLTDQALADAAEADRKRKAGQDISKFPLLGIPIAVKDDVDIAGVPTRFGADGEVRIADADAEVVRRLRAAGAVIVGKTNTCELGQWPFTSGPAFGHTRNPWSAGHTPGGSSGGSAAAVAAGLVAAAIGSDGAGSVRIPAAWTHLVGIKPQRGRISTWPLPEAFNGITVNGVLARTVADAALVLDAASGNAPGDLHQPPPVQASDYVSRAPGPLRIAMSTKFPFTVFRAGLHPEIRSALEAVAGQLEQLGHTMVKADPDYDLRMSWNFLARSTAGIPEWVDRLGYGVNLDKRTVSNARMGRLLSQHVLRKARAHEAASQRRIGWIFNLADVVLAPTTAQPPLKIDAFDQLSGLATDRTMIRACPATWAWNLLGWPSINVPAGFTSDGLPIGVQLMGPANSEPLLVSLAAALEAINGWASREPAIWWDTRDRTEPEHTTNLSAPHSLADEVA from the coding sequence ATGGCCGAGTCGAACCGCTACCGCACCCGTTTCCCCACCCTGACCCGCCAGCTGTACCAGCTGGCGAGTGGCGCCTCCACGTCCGACGACCTGGTCCGCGGGTCGCTGGAAGCCATCGAGGCCAGCCAGGCCACACTCAACGCCTTCCGCGTGGTGCTCACCGACCAGGCCCTCGCCGACGCGGCCGAAGCCGATCGCAAACGCAAGGCGGGCCAGGATATTTCGAAGTTTCCGCTGCTGGGCATCCCGATCGCGGTCAAGGACGACGTCGACATCGCCGGTGTGCCCACCCGGTTCGGTGCCGACGGCGAGGTGCGGATCGCCGATGCCGACGCCGAGGTGGTTCGGCGGCTGCGGGCCGCGGGTGCGGTGATCGTCGGCAAGACCAACACCTGCGAGCTGGGCCAGTGGCCGTTCACCAGCGGGCCCGCGTTCGGACATACGCGCAACCCCTGGTCGGCCGGGCACACCCCGGGTGGTTCGTCCGGCGGCAGCGCCGCCGCCGTCGCGGCGGGCCTGGTGGCGGCGGCGATCGGTTCCGACGGGGCAGGCAGCGTGCGGATCCCGGCGGCGTGGACCCACCTGGTCGGTATCAAGCCGCAGCGTGGTCGCATCTCGACCTGGCCGCTGCCCGAGGCGTTCAACGGCATCACGGTCAACGGTGTGCTGGCCCGCACCGTCGCCGATGCGGCGCTGGTGCTCGACGCGGCCTCGGGCAACGCCCCCGGGGATCTGCACCAGCCACCACCGGTGCAGGCGTCGGACTACGTGTCGCGCGCGCCGGGGCCGCTGCGCATCGCGATGTCCACCAAGTTTCCGTTCACGGTGTTCCGGGCAGGCCTGCATCCCGAGATCCGCTCGGCGCTCGAGGCGGTCGCGGGCCAACTCGAACAGCTCGGCCACACCATGGTGAAAGCCGACCCGGACTACGACCTGCGCATGTCGTGGAACTTCCTGGCCCGGTCGACCGCCGGCATCCCGGAGTGGGTCGATCGCCTGGGTTACGGCGTGAACCTGGACAAACGCACGGTGTCGAATGCCCGGATGGGTCGGCTGCTGTCACAGCATGTCCTGCGCAAGGCCCGCGCCCACGAAGCGGCGTCGCAGCGGCGGATCGGGTGGATCTTCAACCTGGCCGACGTCGTGCTGGCGCCCACGACCGCCCAGCCACCGCTGAAGATCGACGCCTTCGACCAGCTCAGCGGCCTGGCCACCGATCGCACTATGATTCGCGCCTGCCCGGCCACCTGGGCCTGGAACCTGCTCGGCTGGCCGTCGATCAACGTGCCCGCGGGATTCACCTCCGACGGACTGCCCATCGGGGTGCAGCTGATGGGCCCGGCGAACAGCGAACCGCTGCTGGTGTCGCTAGCCGCCGCGCTCGAGGCCATCAACGGCTGGGCTTCGCGGGAACCGGCGATCTGGTGGGACACCCGCGACCGGACAGAGCCCGAGCACACCACGAATCTGAGCGCTCCGCACTCGCTCGCAGACGAGGTCGCGTAA
- a CDS encoding cytidine deaminase codes for MNELSPEDQKLVVLARGAMARAEAAGGAAVRDADGRTYAGAPVVLRSLELTALQAAVAAAVSSGASGLEAAVLVGGSSDDPGVSAVHDLSGDAEIIVTDRSGAVL; via the coding sequence GTGAACGAGCTGAGTCCCGAAGACCAGAAACTGGTGGTGCTCGCCCGCGGCGCGATGGCCCGGGCCGAGGCGGCAGGCGGCGCGGCGGTCCGCGACGCCGACGGCCGCACCTACGCCGGAGCCCCCGTCGTGTTGAGGTCGCTGGAGTTGACGGCACTTCAGGCGGCGGTTGCCGCCGCGGTGTCCAGCGGTGCCAGCGGCCTCGAGGCCGCGGTTCTCGTCGGCGGATCGTCCGACGACCCCGGCGTCTCTGCGGTGCACGACCTGTCCGGTGACGCCGAGATCATCGTCACCGACCGGTCAGGCGCGGTGCTGTGA
- a CDS encoding RND family transporter: MSLTAHTGRSVREPSAIARWIRRLAVPILLGWLLVVVALNVLVPQLEVVASQNAVSMSPSDAPSMQAMSDMGRLFGESDSDSIAMIVLESDQPLGDDAHTYYEQLVTKLEADSDHVRSIQDMWGDPLTEAAAQSSDGRAAYVAVNLAGNMGETESNESVAAVRDIVDRSPPPPGVQVHLTGPAALTADVNIAGESSMLRILLVTFAVIIVVLLFFYRSVTTVILLLVMVFIQMSVARGLVAALGHFQVIELSTFAVNLLISLAVAAGTDYAIFLVGRYQEARAAGADHEQAYYEMFGGTAHVVLGSGLTIAGAMFCLSLTRMPYFQSMGIPCAVGILAGVAVALTLGPAIVTLGSRFGLLEPKRAMRIRAWRRIGTMVVRWPGPILVASLALALVGLAALPGYQTSYDDTRYIPASIPANAGLQAATEHFSLSRMSPEVLLVEADRDLRNPSDFLVLDRLAKRVFGVEGIARVQAPSRPDGAPIAHTSIPFLISMQGVGQQQNMKLMKDRIADMRTQADDIGTTIATMRTMYSLMTKFSAITTEMIDDMTEMRDTVHQIRDTIADFDDMWRPIRNYFYWEPHCYNIPICWSFRSIFDSMDGISLMTDTFDKAVTNMAEMKVLLPQMLATFPPMIATMENMQQMMLTTYATMGGFYDQMDELTRDSTEMGKAFDSAKNDDSFYLPPEVFENEDFKRAMESFFSPDGKTVRMLIAHRGSPTTEEALQRVEPIKIAAIEALKGTPLEDATIQLGGTAATFKDMSDGSSYDLLIAVISAMCLVLMIMLVLTRSLVAALVIVGTVTLSLGASFGISILIWQHIIGIELHWMVLALSIIALIAVGSDYNLLLVSRFKEEIPAGLKTGMIRAIGGTGSVVTVAGVVFALTMGSMVVSDLKIMAQVGTTIGLGLLFDTFIVRAFMMPSIATLLGRWFWWPVPVRTRPLRPPPSRPVESTQPIPVGPPS; the protein is encoded by the coding sequence ATGAGCCTGACCGCCCATACCGGTAGATCCGTTCGGGAACCGTCGGCGATCGCACGCTGGATTCGCCGTCTCGCCGTTCCGATCCTGCTCGGTTGGCTGCTGGTGGTGGTCGCGCTCAACGTCCTGGTGCCTCAGCTGGAGGTGGTGGCCAGCCAGAACGCCGTGTCGATGAGTCCGAGTGACGCCCCGTCGATGCAGGCGATGTCCGACATGGGTCGGCTGTTCGGGGAGTCCGACTCCGACTCCATCGCGATGATCGTCCTGGAGAGCGACCAGCCACTGGGCGACGACGCGCACACCTACTACGAGCAGCTCGTCACCAAGCTCGAGGCCGACTCCGACCACGTCCGCAGCATCCAGGACATGTGGGGCGACCCGCTGACCGAAGCCGCCGCGCAGAGTTCGGACGGCAGAGCGGCCTACGTCGCGGTGAACCTGGCCGGAAACATGGGCGAGACCGAGTCCAACGAATCGGTGGCGGCCGTCCGGGACATCGTCGACAGGTCGCCGCCTCCGCCCGGCGTGCAGGTCCACCTGACCGGGCCGGCCGCGCTGACCGCCGACGTGAACATCGCCGGCGAGAGCAGCATGCTGCGCATCCTGCTGGTGACCTTCGCGGTGATCATCGTGGTGCTGTTGTTCTTCTACCGCTCGGTCACGACGGTGATCCTGCTGCTGGTGATGGTGTTCATCCAGATGTCGGTGGCCCGCGGGCTGGTGGCGGCGCTGGGTCACTTCCAGGTCATCGAGCTGTCCACGTTCGCGGTGAACCTGCTGATCTCGCTGGCGGTGGCCGCCGGCACCGACTACGCGATCTTCCTGGTCGGCCGCTACCAGGAGGCCCGGGCCGCCGGCGCCGACCACGAGCAGGCCTACTACGAGATGTTCGGTGGCACCGCGCACGTCGTGCTCGGTTCCGGTCTGACGATCGCCGGCGCGATGTTCTGCCTGTCGCTGACCCGGATGCCCTACTTCCAGAGCATGGGCATCCCGTGCGCGGTCGGCATCCTCGCCGGGGTGGCGGTCGCGCTGACGCTCGGGCCCGCGATCGTCACCCTCGGCAGCCGTTTCGGGCTGCTGGAACCCAAGCGCGCCATGCGGATCCGTGCGTGGCGGCGCATCGGCACGATGGTGGTGCGCTGGCCCGGTCCCATCCTGGTGGCGTCGCTGGCCCTGGCTCTGGTCGGGTTGGCCGCCCTGCCCGGTTACCAGACCAGCTACGACGACACCCGCTACATCCCGGCGTCCATCCCGGCGAACGCCGGCCTGCAGGCGGCGACCGAGCATTTCTCGCTGTCGCGGATGAGCCCCGAGGTGCTCCTCGTCGAGGCCGACCGCGATCTGCGCAACCCGTCGGACTTCCTGGTCCTCGATCGGCTCGCCAAGAGAGTGTTCGGTGTCGAGGGCATCGCGCGCGTGCAGGCGCCGAGCCGTCCGGACGGGGCTCCGATCGCGCACACCTCGATCCCTTTCCTGATCAGCATGCAGGGCGTCGGTCAGCAACAGAACATGAAGCTGATGAAGGACCGCATCGCCGACATGCGAACCCAGGCCGACGACATCGGCACGACGATCGCCACGATGCGGACGATGTACTCGCTGATGACGAAGTTCTCCGCCATCACCACCGAGATGATCGACGACATGACGGAGATGCGGGACACGGTCCACCAGATCCGGGACACGATCGCCGATTTCGACGATATGTGGCGGCCGATCCGCAACTACTTCTATTGGGAGCCGCACTGCTACAACATCCCGATCTGCTGGTCGTTCCGGTCGATCTTCGACTCCATGGACGGCATCAGCCTGATGACCGACACGTTCGACAAAGCGGTGACGAACATGGCCGAGATGAAGGTGCTGCTGCCGCAGATGCTGGCGACGTTCCCGCCGATGATCGCGACCATGGAGAACATGCAGCAGATGATGCTGACGACCTACGCCACCATGGGCGGCTTCTACGACCAGATGGACGAACTGACCCGCGACTCCACGGAGATGGGCAAGGCGTTCGACTCGGCGAAGAACGACGACTCGTTCTATCTGCCGCCCGAGGTGTTCGAGAACGAGGACTTCAAGCGGGCCATGGAGAGCTTCTTCTCACCCGACGGCAAGACCGTGCGCATGCTCATCGCGCACCGCGGGAGTCCGACCACCGAGGAAGCGCTGCAGCGGGTCGAGCCGATCAAGATCGCGGCGATCGAAGCGCTCAAGGGCACCCCCCTCGAAGATGCGACGATCCAACTGGGTGGCACCGCGGCGACGTTCAAGGACATGTCCGACGGATCCAGCTACGACCTTCTGATCGCGGTGATCTCGGCGATGTGTCTGGTCCTGATGATCATGCTCGTGCTGACGCGCAGTCTGGTCGCCGCGCTGGTCATCGTCGGCACCGTCACGCTGTCACTGGGTGCGTCGTTCGGGATCTCGATCCTGATCTGGCAGCACATCATCGGCATCGAACTGCACTGGATGGTGCTCGCGCTGTCGATCATCGCGCTGATTGCCGTCGGGTCGGACTACAACCTGCTGCTGGTGTCGCGGTTCAAAGAGGAGATCCCCGCCGGGCTCAAGACCGGGATGATCCGGGCCATCGGTGGCACCGGCAGCGTCGTGACGGTGGCCGGGGTGGTGTTCGCGCTGACGATGGGATCGATGGTGGTCAGCGACCTGAAGATCATGGCCCAGGTCGGGACGACGATCGGTCTGGGGCTGCTGTTCGACACGTTCATCGTGCGGGCGTTCATGATGCCGTCGATCGCCACCCTGCTGGGCCGCTGGTTCTGGTGGCCGGTGCCGGTGCGCACCCGGCCGCTGCGTCCGCCGCCGTCGCGCCCGGTCGAGTCGACGCAGCCGATCCCGGTGGGGCCGCCGTCATAA
- a CDS encoding PhoH family protein: MSPRESNAASDAPGTPVRSSITVPPDLVVGLLGSSDENLRALERILSADIHARGNAITLSGDPADVALAERAISELIEVVASGQALKPDAVRRSVAMLTGTVEESPAEVLTLDILSRRGKTIRPKTLNQKRYVDAIDAHTIVFGIGPAGTGKTYLAMAKAVSALQTKQVSRIILTRPAVEAGESLGFLPGTLYEKIDPYLRPLYDALHDMMDPELIPKLMSAGVIEVAPLAFMRGRTLNDAFIILDEAQNTTAEQMKMFLTRLGFGAKIVVTGDITQVDLPGGAASGLRAAMRILDGIDDIHFAELTSADVVRHRLVAEIVDAYAKSEEPTLMNRAQRRSTNTGRPRR, from the coding sequence GTGAGCCCCCGCGAGTCGAACGCCGCCTCGGACGCACCCGGAACGCCGGTCCGCAGCAGCATTACCGTTCCGCCCGACCTCGTCGTGGGCCTTCTCGGTTCCTCTGACGAGAACCTCCGCGCTCTCGAGCGCATCCTGTCCGCCGACATCCACGCCCGAGGCAACGCGATCACGCTGTCGGGTGACCCCGCCGACGTCGCTCTGGCCGAGCGGGCGATCTCGGAGTTGATCGAGGTCGTGGCCAGCGGTCAGGCGCTGAAACCGGACGCGGTGCGCCGCAGTGTGGCGATGCTGACGGGCACGGTCGAGGAGTCCCCGGCAGAGGTGCTGACGCTGGACATCCTGTCGCGTCGCGGCAAGACGATCAGGCCCAAGACGCTTAACCAGAAGCGCTACGTCGACGCGATCGACGCGCACACCATCGTGTTCGGCATCGGCCCGGCCGGCACCGGAAAGACCTACCTGGCGATGGCCAAGGCCGTCAGTGCGCTTCAGACCAAGCAGGTGAGCCGGATCATCCTCACCCGCCCGGCAGTGGAAGCCGGTGAGAGCCTTGGCTTTCTGCCCGGCACGCTGTACGAGAAGATCGATCCGTACCTACGCCCGCTCTACGACGCGCTGCACGACATGATGGATCCGGAGTTGATCCCGAAGTTGATGAGCGCCGGCGTGATCGAGGTTGCGCCGCTGGCTTTCATGCGCGGCCGCACCCTCAATGACGCGTTCATCATCCTCGACGAGGCGCAGAACACCACCGCCGAGCAGATGAAGATGTTCCTCACCCGGCTCGGCTTCGGCGCGAAAATCGTTGTGACAGGCGATATCACGCAGGTCGACCTGCCCGGTGGCGCCGCCTCCGGGTTGCGTGCGGCGATGCGCATCCTCGACGGGATCGACGACATCCACTTCGCCGAGCTCACCAGCGCGGACGTGGTCCGGCATCGCCTGGTGGCCGAGATCGTGGACGCATACGCCAAATCCGAGGAGCCGACGCTGATGAACCGGGCGCAACGCCGCTCGACGAACACCGGCAGACCGAGGCGGTAG